In Biomphalaria glabrata chromosome 8, xgBioGlab47.1, whole genome shotgun sequence, the genomic window GATGTGATAGCAGTAATGAAGTGTCCCTGTATATTTAAATTGGCATATAATACTAGAATTAAgacttacttaaaaatgtcagaaaaagaaaagacactGTGTCCAATCCTGATATTTCTCTAGAAAATGAAGCACAAAAAGTTGTgtaaatgataaaaaatatgagccatctgaaaaacaaaagtaaagaaaaaaaaaaagaacaattataAATTAacttaaaatcaaaatataaaaatctttaagttattttaaaaaaaacatacagaataTAAATTTTGAACTTCTTTAAAACATATTGGACTATGTTTTGCatctttctattttataataaattattttgaaatgacTGTCAATTTTCTTTAAATGGCTAATGGctagtttatttaaaatttgttttccaaAAATTATGCAATAATATTTTGGGTTAACAGTTACATAAGCAGAATTAAGAATGTTAATTAAGGTATACATGAAAAAACTTCATCAAcaagttaaatctaattttttaaatctattgatCCTTACTGGCTGATGCTATTAAAAGGCAAGTTCTTCTTGTTGAGCCATTCCAAGGTGTAAATTCTAACAATCTGGCCCAGTACAACAGGAACTACAACAGTAATAAAAAGCTGCTTGATAATTATTTCTGTGGGAACTTCTATTTCAGAACGGCCAAACTAGACAGAAAAATGTGttaagaaaaaacattataaaaaaactgTAAAATATCTATACAGTATTGTTTACACAACTATACACATTATAAACTTAATATTCTGATGATTCTTCAATctatcccatttgtcatcagcatactttttaattttaaatcacTAGTAACAAAGCATTTAACCCCCTAGCTCCTACCGAGGTAGGATACATTGTTTAAATTCTgttcttaaatatatatagagagagagtcaTCTAGCCTTGTTATTAAGTCATATCTAATGAAAGTTTAGCACTTGCAAAAATCCTATTATCATATTATTCACTTATTTGGTTTGAGATTCCATTTCCTcagataaaaaaatgtttttggtgCAATCTATGGGCAAGGGTTCATAAAAAATTTGAAGACTTGTATAAGTATAGTGCAAAATTGAGTAAGATATATTTTCTAGGCAAGTGAAGAAAGTTTGCTATCACCAAGAAACAGAAAGTTCAAAGTAAAGGTCATCATTTCTAGCAGTTACATTTGTagtgaaaatattttagatcagTTTTCAGCATTTAGGATTAATGGTGGACATGGAGATGCTGATTAAAAGTGAAAATAATGACAGATAGTTAACCAAAAGATAATTAGGAAGAATCTTTTCTATCCAAAATAAGTTTCAGTGCTATTGTGAAACTAAAGAGAAATAAGCTTCAATGctattttgaaaataaagatAGTGATGTTTCAATTGCTGCTATTTCATGAAGGTTAAAAACAATGTAAGTCCCATCTTTGATTTAGTTTGgagtgattttgtttttaagagaagtctgttaaaaaaaaatgataagcaTCAGATGAAATGTTTAATCATTCTAATGTTGAGTAGCATAAGTTTCATGTGTCAGTTTATTGATAGTTTCATGGTAAAGTTATATTTCAACAGATACATTTTAAAGCATTAGTTATCTAATTGATCCCATAAAATATGTTTGTGTAATTGGACCAGTTGGTAAGTAGACCAAAATTATTCTATTTTGATGTACTAAGACTAAAAAAATCAAGTATGTTgatatacttatattttttatgctAAAcagaaaggattttttaaaagacatctACTATAAATAATGTATATTAGCAATGtagctatttttttcttttgataaatCCAATAATgacatataattaaaaaaaaacattgaagttAAAAACACAACAATAAGAGATAAAACATCAAAGTAAAATCATACCAATTTGTAGAGTGAGAACAACTTACTAGCAGCATAATTAGTGAAGGTGTGATAAAAACTCCCTAAAAGgtaaaaatatatgaatatataaaaTTTTGTCAGTAATTTTTTTAGGTATAAATCAATACACTTAAAAAGGACTTTTATATacaatgaaaaaacaaacatttttatttacaatgagTAAGTAAAAACAATAGACGTATAATGTCAACTGTAGCAAAAAAATTTGAAGTATATACCATAGTAAATACTTTTCATTAAATTCTTATTGTAAACGAATgcactgaagaaaaaaaaacatctaagtGTTAAGATATACTTGTGAAGAAAAGTCTAGTCTAGAACTCTTTTATAAGCAACAAGCTGACATCCTAATTTATAAATACAGGATCTAGTTCTTGAAAGAATTCATGTTAAATGCGTGGCTGAAAGACCAAAACCACTTGGCTACAACTTGGAACCTAACAAGGGGAATCACtctagcagagttgtgtttgctgagcccCTAAAGGTAACACAGGAGCTTTTGCCACACAGACACATGCTCAAACCAAAAATGAATAGAAACTGAAGTGACATGGTTTAAGAAAGGACAAATGAAGGAATATTAACATACATAGCATTTAAGCCAAAAGAATTGCCTCTTGTGAAACACTTACTGACTTATATAATATAGGAAAACAATAAAGATTTCATTCAACAACTTACAACATCTTGGAGTCATCATTAAAGAACAAAGTGGAGTCATCAATTCAACAAAAagcattcaattaaaaaaaagactaaaaagatataattaaaaaatattgacactTTCACTACATGCTATTAATTTAATAACCaaagcattttaaatatttcaacaatATTTACATTGTACCATTCATAGACACTTTCATCTATAAGAGTAGCAAAAAATGTTGTTCGCAATTGGGTTTTCATATAGTTTTTCAACTTTCTTATCTTCTCACATATACCATAGACTGGAGAAAATGCAGACAAAGAAATCTACTTAGCAATCATAATGTAGCCTTAGCAACTTTCATTGGTGGGAAAAGGGAAGGAGCATTCAGTAATGCAGTGTTTcctaaactttttccttaacggaacactttgatcattctgagtattcagtggaacatttttttagagagattacttcacatggtggcctactagttaataatTCCAATAGTTcgaggaacacctattcagccCCCAAGTAACACTAAGGTTCTGAGgagcacagtttgggaaacaatgCAGTAATGTAACaagctacaaacaaaaaaactagtcAGGAGATTCAAATATAGTCAGAGCAGCCCAAAAGGTGAAATAAATAATCGGAATAAATGGAGATAATTTAAATTCAACTTACCATCATACTGCCAAAGGCTGAATTAAATAATGCTGCTGCCTGTGGGGATACACAGTTATGTCATTAATTCAATGCTGACTATATTCTCTATCTAAATTTTGTATTCATCTTTTCATATCACTAGTTAGTATCATTTTAATGTCAGTACataaattgaagaaaaaaaaaagcatttattacTATCAATTTACTTACCACATTGCCCCCAACTGCTTTGGTCATCATAATAGCAGAAGATACTGGTGGAGGCATAACACTCAGTATAATCATTCtgtaaaaacattaaaagatgTTTCAGTTTATAATGTCATTTCCTTTTACAACTAGCTACAAACTATCTTCAAAATAATCTATTTCTAGTTTATGATTATTTTAATTCACAATACCCATCTACCGCCAAAGGAATTTCTGTTACTTGTAGGCAGCTCTTTCCTGAAGTTTTTTTCATACTCATGCATTCAAAGGGAAATTGTCCGGGAAAGCTCAAGAAAGCTGTTCAGGCATTTCTGCACAATCACccacatttaattacaaaatttagtctTTATAGGAGCACTGAGATTtagtgttttataaaacaaatgtatatttattcacattattattatacttttaaGTGCTATAAAAAACAGTTTCCATTCAATGTTGATAGATATTGGGTGAATATAAAGAGTTCACAGTCCTAGCACTTTTTAGTGAAAACTTTGGCCAACACATTAGCAGAGCACAATTCAGAATAGATGTGAGATATGAgtaactaaataaaatatactGGTCAGTTTGTTTTGAATCTCACAAAAGTTCAAATAGATTAACATTTGAAATCCTACTGCAGTGATAAATAATgcttgaaaaaataataaatgggTGAATAAAAATCAGTAAACAAATGACTTTTCTTTCTTACCCATCCAAGATGGCAGGATGAAGGAATGAATAATGTAGCATCATGACCAGGATGTACATAAAAGCAGGGAACACAACAAAAGTAAATCCTTGAATGAGACAATGAACATCTACTCTAAACAGGGCTGCTTTGAGTGTctgaaatttcaaaatattttattcagtTATACAGTATGAAAATATTTACCAGAACATAGAATTTGGTGTGTCGCTCTGTAACTCATGGCAAACAAAAGTTGATCCTTTGTCTAGAAAATTTATTGCCTTGTAATAAgtggattttgttttgttgttttcttcagttataacagataataaaagaaaacaaaattaaatagcaCAACAAGCACAATTTTAGgaaaattttaggagacttgtcattttttttaaagatttgagGAGATTTCGGGAGCACTAATAACACTATTTACAAGTCTGGAATAcatccttcagaaatgaagattatttttttctagtccacctcctgcaggatggcagAGGACAGCTGGGTTTGAACTCTGGACTATTGTGTAAACAGTTCATACCATACAACCATGCACATTTCTTTTTGGAACCTTCTTGTATTATGTGTGTAAATCATATGGTAAaaaatggatatttttttttatttggcacatcagcacattTTAGGCCATTTGGTAAAATAAAAGGTAAATTCCACAAATCAATTTAAAAGAGAgaacaagaagaagaaacaaGGGACTAAAAAGGGTAAAGGTGATTCTTGGAAGAGGCAGATGAAAAGTATACTCATTTTATTCACATAAACAGAATTAAAAGcacttttaaatatatagatctataattcaaAGTATGAAAGCTAATGCTGACTTTTTCACTTAAGGATTTGCTTAGCTAAAACTATACgggtaattaaattatttttgagaTAGTTAATGAAAAGTATTTcaatattacttttttattacCTCTATTGGAAGTGTAACTccattaataaaaaacaaaagaaaaactgcaAAATATTTGCTGGTTATCTCTGGATGGAGTATGCCTGAGGAAACAAGTTAACAAAAAAGattgataacaaaataaaaaatatgtttcttaaAATTTCAGAAAACAAATTTAGCAAATATGTCTAGTGGCCAACTTAGAAGGATGTGTTAAGGTAAGGATCGGCCCAAAAATTCTCCCTTCCCTTAAGAAATATTGCAGGCATTCTATTAATGTATGGTACTAATAAAGTTTTCTTGATACATTAAAAttacattataatatatatgtagtttgctttaatgaACCTCCTAGacggagttttaaactcaaaaaccttgGCTACACTTATGGAATTAAGTGACAGTAGTTTgctttggtttttgtttttttttattgaagagggggaAATCTGTCAAGAGTAAATGGcaatttgaatgtttctttGTGAATGATATAATCATGAAGTTCAAAATTGTTCTTAAACCATTTGTGCTAAAATGGCAAGGAACCTCtaagtaattttatttcatttcttggCAGACGATTTGATCAATTTTTTGCTTTTCATTCTTCAATTTTTCCTCACCTTCTTTATGCttgtttttttccatatttAGTCACGTTTTCAAGTATTTAAGATTTTCAATTTTGATTTACTTTTTGGTGGGAAAATCCTAGGATCTTGTGACTAACTGAATTATATAATGCACATGTGACTGGACAAGCCATCTGCGTTGGCTAAACCATTTATACAGAAAGTGTGGCCAGTATCGCACAGTTAAGTCAGTTAAAGTTTTTTAAGAAAGGTGAGGTGAGGGTCAAATCACATTAATGGGACTTGCTGTCATCGGGCCATTAAGCTACCAGCCCACTTTGCAATAGGTTGAATTCCAATGTAGCTAGTCCGCCCCTGAGAATAGTATagcataaaaataatttaattcattaaatgATGAGCCAAATGTTGGTGAGCCATTAGTCCTGGGAATCATTTTTAATGAACCTGTTGTCAATCAATTAGCTATTAAACATTTGTCTCATGAAACATCTAAGTAATTATTAAACCTTTAGAATGTCTAATTGGACAAAACCTGCTTATTTAACCATATTTGAAGGATAATTGTCCCTTGTTAcatgtaacaaaataattaataaccagtaattaattgacagattgattgtttgttttttttcattgattgtCTATGCCAGTTTTTCCAAAACTTTTGATCTATCTGTACCTCttctataatttttgtaatgctgagtacccctcagagcataataaatgggtattttaactctttggctccgGAATTAATTCGGAATTATTTGCCACTTTTGGACGGAATTAATTTTTCCGCCATTTCAGAGTGCGCTACTTTGCTTCcatataacttgtataacttttttatttattattggaaaataataaacttgatatagaattaaagagaaatgaatgctctttccatttcttatgttttctagtttgcaaatcatgttgtttttgtaattttgggttttgaatataaaaattaaaaatgaaaaactcaccaactgacattgaaaatatccatccaagtgcatgtttaaagaaatttattgttcaaattgaattgaaatagctttttttctcatttttatccatttgtttacagaacaccacagaagaaacagcaatagatgcaaaaaataataaactggaactaataatccaatgtcactactttaacgaaaaagcccataaaaaaagcaacacgcttggaacaaaacacttttaccctaaaactagtccaactgtacagcatatatatatttatagtatctTCTTCTAAAGTTCTTCATGtacttagtatataaatattcctTCTAGTTGTGATATTCATGGAAGCAGTCAATATGAATGTGTGGGTTCGACTCCCATCCAGCGCAAACATAAACCGTTCTCCCTGACCcaaagtgtttacatactctgtctttctttataaTTATAGGTCTCCATTCTATGAAAATGGATCTTATTCTAGCAGGGGTGTTCCATTTAATCCTATGGTCAGCAGAGCTATTTATTTTGCTAACAAGACTATCAACAATGTgattgtcaatgaaaaaaacattccatcTCAATAGATGCAGTGCTGACTAAGTCTAGGTTGACAACCCAATTTCTTGGTGCAATAAATCTGAAATTGTTCTGTTTCAgtgcctagatgatagatctagagatctacatctatctgattagatttagatctagataatgtagagacagctaaactagttctagatctacattgaacatTAGCTGGGGGTGGAGCTGCTTCATCAGCTGATAAACTTCATTATTactagtctagacctataaattaatttactagatctagatctatataattagatttatcaatatcaccatcagatgaaacaaaaccactgtcatctgaattcttatacttctttatcaaagaaatatttagatctacaaagtttatatggcCTTGGTTGAAGctccatgttaaaaaaacacgcacacagaaaaaataaatgtcatctcTTTACAAAATtcgtaaaaaataaaaacacgttaAATGAAGGAAATTCCAGATGTTTAACAAAGGGAAACTATTTTAGATAAacaattaatcaataaaaaataagaattgGAGAAATGgaaacgaaaaaaataaatttgaaatagccgATGCCCCCAGCGTTGGTCCGACTTTTtaccccttttttaaaatcaacgccCTGTGCGTTGGTGcggagccaaagagttaaaAAATCAGCATGGTTAATGAAGTGCAATGCAtaccccctccaaagtcttccctTACCCCTGCGGGTACAgataccccactttgggaaacacatGGTCTATACCAATGAATAAATGTGAGAAGTTTAACCTGATCAGAGAAgtggtgtggaagaaataatgtgttcaaactttttaccagacagatagacagagtgggttgttataagctttgtacaaattattttaaatacagcTAGCACAGTAATgcagttaataataataatacagttAAGTGAGTTTCACTCTATTAAAGTAGATATACTAATTACCTCCCTTGTTGCCAATGCTAGGAGCTAGCTTGGCTAAAAGTATAACACCAATCAATCCAGAGCAAAATTGTAAATTgttcatttttatattgaattctagatgtagatctatctagaataaaagagtatgatttagatttactatctagatatatctagttatttatttatctaaaaaaaaaaaaaaatgcatctctCATCTCATTCTCTGACAGAATGAGACTCAGTTGTTGTtatgaaatgattaaaaaagtAGAGAATTAtagtctagagcagtggttctcaaactgtggtgcATTGACCCCTAGGAGGTTCTTATAGAAcaatgaaaatttaaataacTTCTTTACTACAAGCCAATTAATCAGATATACTAACCTTAATCCAAATTTTAATAATCAACTCACCCCTCAATTCTGTTTCTATATATTGTGTACTATTCTATGATCCAAATCCAAAGATTTCTACGCTTAGATAATCCCAGCTGGGTGTTGAGCCCTTTTGCAAGTCGACAAACTTAGATCACAATTACAGATGAATCCATACAAATGCAGGAGCAGCTTATTTAAATAATTCCACAAATGTAGCACTTTTGTGTAGCTTTTTCTATTAGTGAAACTTAGTCCCTGGGCAGGTTTAGACTGTATAAAGGGGTCCCAGGGTCTGAaatgtttgagaacctctgatctATAGACTCAAAAGactcaatctagatctattctaggctt contains:
- the LOC106076217 gene encoding sodium/bile acid cotransporter 7-B-like isoform X4 translates to MNNLQFCSGLIGVILLAKLAPSIGNKGGILHPEITSKYFAVFLLFFINGVTLPIETLKAALFRVDVHCLIQGFTFVVFPAFMYILVMMLHYSFLHPAILDGMIILSVMPPPVSSAIMMTKAVGGNVAAALFNSAFGSMMGVFITPSLIMLLFGRSEIEVPTEIIIKQLFITVVVPVVLGQIVRIYTLEWLNKKNLPFNSISQWLIFFIIYTTFCASFSREISGLDTVSFLFLTFLIIGLQICIMVFLAVMSSSALFKLKSSDIAAVVYCASHKSITLGIPVIEIIFEGNQNISYLATPLLLYNPIQIVFGGMTLTYFQKWLGSPKGSRVLPTYQSQV
- the LOC106076217 gene encoding sodium/bile acid cotransporter 7-B-like isoform X5; the encoded protein is MQSKLDLHLEFNIKMNNLQFCSGLIGVILLAKLAPSIGNKGGILHPEITSKYFAVFLLFFINGVTLPIETLKAALFRVDVHCLIQGFTFVVFPAFMYILVMMLHYSFLHPAILDGMIILSVMPPPVSSAIMMTKAVGGNVAAALFNSAFGSMMGVFITPSLIMLLFGRSEIEVPTEIIIKQLFITVVVPVVLGQIVRIYTLEWLNKKNLPFNSISQWLIFFIIYTTFCASFSREISGLDTVSFLFLTFLSIPVIEIIFEGNQNISYLATPLLLYNPIQIVFGGMTLTYFQKWLGSPKGSRVLPTYQSQV
- the LOC106076217 gene encoding sodium/bile acid cotransporter 7-B-like isoform X1; this encodes MQSKLDLHLEFNIKMNNLQFCSGLIGVILLAKLAPSIGNKGGILHPEITSKYFAVFLLFFINGVTLPIETLKAALFRVDVHCLIQGFTFVVFPAFMYILVMMLHYSFLHPAILDGMIILSVMPPPVSSAIMMTKAVGGNVAAALFNSAFGSMMGVFITPSLIMLLFGRSEIEVPTEIIIKQLFITVVVPVVLGQIVRIYTLEWLNKKNLPFNSISQWLIFFIIYTTFCASFSREISGLDTVSFLFLTFLIIGLQICIMVFLAVMSSSALFKLKSSDIAAVVYCASHKSITLGIPVIEIIFEGNQNISYLATPLLLYNPIQIVFGGMTLTYFQKWLGSPKGSRVLPTYQSQV
- the LOC106076217 gene encoding sodium/bile acid cotransporter 7-B-like isoform X3, with the translated sequence MQSKLDLHLEFNIKMNNLQFCSGLIGVILLAKLAPSIGNKGGILHPEITSKYFAVFLLFFINGVTLPIETLKAALFRVDVHCLIQGFTFVVFPAFMYILVMMLHYSFLHPAILDGMIILSVMPPPVSSAIMMTKAVGGNVAAALFNSAFGSMMGVFITPSLIMLLFGRSEIEVPTEIIIKQLFITVVVPVVLGQIVRIYTLEWLNKKNLPFNSISQWLIFFIIYTTFCASFSREISGLDTVSFLFLTFLIIGLQICIMVFLAVMSSSALFKLKSSDIAAVVYCASHKSITLGIPVIEIIFEGNQNISYLATPLLLYNPIQIVFGGMTLTYFQKWLGSPKGSRRRSMT
- the LOC106076217 gene encoding sodium/bile acid cotransporter 7-B-like isoform X2; protein product: MQSKLDLHLEFNIKMNNLQFCSGLIGVILLAKLAPSIGNKGGILHPEITSKYFAVFLLFFINGVTLPIETLKAALFRVDVHCLIQGFTFVVFPAFMYILVMMLHYSFLHPAILDGMIILSVMPPPVSSAIMMTKAVGGNVAAALFNSAFGSMMGVFITPSLIMLLFGRSEIEVPTEIIIKQLFITVVVPVVLGQIVRIYTLEWLNKKNLPFNSISQWLIFFIIYTTFCASFSREISGLDTVSFLFLTFLMFALLVAQQMFLFWFSHTVLKYSRSLSLAILYTASHKNIALGIPVIEIIFEGNQNISYLATPLLLYNPIQIVFGGMTLTYFQKWLGSPKGSRVLPTYQSQV